The DNA region GGTTAGAgggtgctggggtgtgggggggtcactTATGGGTGCTGAGGGGTCCGAAtgggtgcgggggggggacacgggggggggcacAGTTGAGGGGGGCACAgtggggggggcacagggtggtCTGATCTAATCGGGGGAGGGAGGTCATTTATGGGTGCTGAGGGGTCCGAatgggtgcggggggggggacaacaAGGTGCAGGGGGTCCCACAGCCGttacctgccccccccccgccccccccaaaaaaaaataaaattgggggGGCGCTAGTCGCGGAGGATGGGGTGCAGGATGTCCCCGGGGTGGCTCAACCAGATGTCGAAGATGGTTTTGTTGGGGGGCACGGCCTGTGCCCCCCCCTCGGGGGTgatgggggggccggggggggccggcggtggcgggggggggggcagcaccccccagcgcagggtgaggaagggggggcCGCTGGGGGGGGCCACGGCGTTGGGGCCACGGCGGTGCTGTAGGAAGTGGGGAGCTGCCCCCAAGGGGGGGGGAGTCAGGAGAACCCCCCAATTGCCcactcgggggggggggagcagcgggggggggcAACCAggtgggaggggggaggcggaggatgaGAGTGGAACCCCACAAAGAGGATGGGGGGGGGTCCtcaggtggcgggggggggggtttgtcCCCCCCCTCCGGGAATTCCTTGAGGAGGGAAGCGATGGAAAAAGGGGaacggcgcgggggggggggggcgggggggggcggggacgggggggtaatgggggggtcggggggggcagcgggggccccACAGCTATAGGGGTGCCCCCGGAGGACGAAGGGGGCCAGGTCTCGAGCGAAGGCGGTGGCCCCCCCCCGCGTCACCGCCGTGTTCTGCAgccggagcgcggcgggggggaTGAGGCTCACGTCCACCGTCCAGTAGTTGCCCTTGGCCTTGGGCTTGGCCGGGTCCTTCAGCacctgggggggggcgggggggggaattgggggggggggcacaaagcTCTGACCCCCCCACACTCCCCATCCATGGCTGCACCCCTGGCTGGGAGGGCACtaaacagccccccccccccccccgccccggagtGAGACTGACCCCACAGTGGgactccccctcccccctccccccccccgcccaggtcctgtgtccccccccccccccactccgcCCCCCCCCCATGGCTGAACCCCCCCAAggcacccccagccctcctgTACCCCCCCAAACTCAAaggggtcccccccagccctgccaccccccccccatgccACTGACCCTCAACCCCCC from Strix uralensis isolate ZFMK-TIS-50842 unplaced genomic scaffold, bStrUra1 scaffold_382, whole genome shotgun sequence includes:
- the FOXH1 gene encoding LOW QUALITY PROTEIN: forkhead box protein H1 (The sequence of the model RefSeq protein was modified relative to this genomic sequence to represent the inferred CDS: inserted 2 bases in 2 codons), whose amino-acid sequence is MGGDVGVTRQWAWLRAVPPSPSRLSHAALSLPGPGSRRPPPGPLPRYRRHPKPPYSYLALIALVIRAAPARRLKLSQILQQLRSLFPSFGGGYQGWRDSVRHNLSSNPCFAKVLKDPAKPKAKGNYWTVDVSLIPPAALRLQNTAVTRGGATAFARDLAPFVLRGHPYSCGAPAAPPDPPITPPSPPPPAPPPPRRSPFSIASLLKEFPEGGDKPPPPPPEDPPPSSLWGSTLILRLPPPTWLPPPAAPPPPSGQLGGSPDXPPPWGQLPTSYSTAVXPNAVAPPSGPPFLTLRWGVLPPPPPPPAPPGPPITPEGGAQAVPPNKTIFDIWLSHPGDILHPILRD